From Methylocystis sp. ATCC 49242, one genomic window encodes:
- the mutY gene encoding A/G-specific adenine glycosylase: MIKTSRPGRKPAAALLAWYDAHRRELPWRARPGEAVDPYAVWLSEIMLQQTTVATVKGYFLKFLARWPSVEALAETPLEETLAEWAGLGYYARARNLHACAGVVAREFGGRFPASEEALLGLPGIGPYTAAAIAAIAFNQPCVAVDGNVERVIARLHAIDTPPRRAKPLIRETTQAMLPPSRAGDFAQALMDLGATVCAPRAPDCPACPLADFCAACRDGTQDRYPVKEARAEKPKRRGAIFILRRGDEVLLRRRPPKGLLGGMNEFPSTPLTQDVAPKELRDHAPCAAPWRALEEPVSHVFTHFSLSATVFVAKTAAAAPPAHNCRWAACDNLDKEGLPTLMRKAAIRAGLVEG, from the coding sequence ATGATAAAGACCTCCCGCCCCGGGCGAAAGCCCGCCGCCGCGCTGCTCGCCTGGTACGACGCGCATCGGCGCGAACTGCCCTGGCGCGCGCGGCCGGGGGAGGCGGTCGACCCCTATGCCGTCTGGCTTTCCGAGATCATGCTGCAGCAGACGACGGTCGCGACGGTCAAGGGCTACTTCCTGAAATTTCTCGCGCGCTGGCCGAGCGTCGAGGCGCTCGCCGAGACCCCGCTGGAGGAGACGCTCGCGGAATGGGCGGGACTCGGATATTACGCCCGCGCCCGCAATCTCCACGCCTGCGCGGGAGTCGTCGCGCGCGAGTTCGGCGGCCGCTTTCCGGCGAGCGAGGAGGCGCTGCTGGGCCTGCCCGGAATCGGGCCCTATACGGCGGCGGCAATTGCGGCGATCGCCTTCAACCAACCTTGCGTCGCCGTCGACGGCAATGTCGAGCGCGTCATCGCGCGGCTTCATGCGATCGACACGCCGCCGCGCCGAGCGAAGCCGCTCATCCGCGAGACGACGCAGGCGATGCTGCCGCCCTCGCGCGCGGGCGATTTCGCGCAGGCGCTGATGGATCTCGGCGCAACCGTCTGCGCGCCGCGCGCGCCGGATTGCCCGGCCTGTCCGCTCGCCGATTTCTGCGCGGCCTGTCGCGACGGGACGCAGGACCGCTACCCCGTAAAGGAGGCGAGGGCAGAGAAGCCGAAGCGGCGCGGCGCGATTTTCATCCTTCGGCGCGGCGACGAGGTGCTGCTGCGCCGGCGCCCGCCGAAGGGGCTACTGGGCGGCATGAATGAATTTCCCTCGACGCCGCTGACGCAGGACGTCGCGCCGAAAGAGCTGCGCGACCACGCGCCCTGCGCAGCGCCTTGGCGCGCTCTCGAGGAGCCCGTGTCGCATGTCTTCACGCATTTTTCGCTTTCCGCGACGGTTTTTGTCGCCAAAACGGCCGCGGCCGCGCCGCCGGCGCATAATTGCCGCTGGGCGGCGTGCGACAATCTCGATAAAGAGGGATTGCCGACGCTGATGCGAAAGGCGGCCATTCGCGCAGGTCTCGTCGAAGGTTGA
- a CDS encoding Imm74 family immunity protein: MRDQFQQEAIMARRASAFEVEVTEGAIRVRHGGRTLTIPAAPPDAESDEDADFIVRLDDIEHWDAPDDETPIDIVELQKILDAVEKQLEKHGLSVDFD, from the coding sequence ATGCGTGATCAGTTTCAGCAGGAGGCGATCATGGCCCGTCGCGCGAGCGCATTCGAGGTCGAGGTCACGGAAGGCGCCATTCGCGTGCGCCACGGGGGCCGCACGCTCACCATTCCCGCCGCCCCGCCTGACGCCGAATCGGACGAGGACGCCGATTTCATCGTGCGGCTCGACGACATAGAGCATTGGGACGCGCCCGACGACGAGACGCCGATCGACATCGTCGAATTGCAGAAGATTCTCGACGCCGTCGAGAAGCAGCTCGAGAAGCACGGGCTGAGCGTCGATTTCGACTGA